Part of the Pseudomonadota bacterium genome is shown below.
TTCCGCGCAGGTTGGTGAAGTTGTGGTGCAGCCCATTATGGAAGTACGCCCACAAGGAGAAACTGTGGGCGCTCGGCACGAATGCCATCCGGCCGATGAGGGCATTGAGCAGGCGGCTGGCGGTGAGGCTGCCGTGGCAGGCGTCATGGCCTATGACGAACAACTGGCTGCCGGCTACCCCGCCGATGATGGATAAAATCACCACGGCTGCAACGCTATCGACTGCGACGCTGCCGGACAGTGCCGCCATCCAGATCCCCATGGGGAGCAGCGACCACAGCAAGGGGTCGCATCGGTCCTGGGCGTGAAACTGCTCGAGTCCGGTCGATTGGGGCATCAGCGGCCGCTCGCCGCCTTCGCGACGGGGCGCGCTGGGACAGGCCGGCCGGTCGTGCGGCTCGAGGCCCGGGTCCTCGCCCTGGCGGACGGCGTGGTGAGGAAAATCAACCCGTTGGGCGGGGCCTGGTGCATCCCAATAGGGTGCCACGAACGATCTGGATACGCCATCCGGCAGGGGCCGGGTATACCGTCCGGCAGGGGATCGGCCTGCCGAATCGTGGAGGCATGTCAGTCGCAGAG
Proteins encoded:
- a CDS encoding fatty acid desaturase; translation: MPQSTGLEQFHAQDRCDPLLWSLLPMGIWMAALSGSVAVDSVAAVVILSIIGGVAGSQLFVIGHDACHGSLTASRLLNALIGRMAFVPSAHSFSLWAYFHNGLHHNFTNLRGNDFCLDSVISR